In a genomic window of Melitaea cinxia chromosome 27, ilMelCinx1.1, whole genome shotgun sequence:
- the LOC123666942 gene encoding uncharacterized protein LOC123666942 codes for MERTDIALARVNFLRKVKKITNWDKVDFLDETWLNANHTVSKAWTDDTTQSTTKVPEGKDNLKEPHYIIMDNAPYHSVQKHKPPTSANRKLEIIAWLQEKGIEANETMLKNELLRLVGLHKPSTPTYVLDDIAQEKGHNVIRLPPYHCQYNPIELIWAQVKGYAARSNITPPFTANKMLQLLNTAVKNVSAEDWKKEVTKCRKLMEEDWERDVRFDNICDQEFIINLKDCSSDFESDSEIDLGCTPLE; via the exons atggAACGAACCGACATTGCTCTTGCTCGAGTGAATTTTCTCCGGAaagtcaaaaaaattacaaattgggACAAAGTTGACTTTCTAGACGAGACATGGCTAAACGCCAATCATACCGTATCCAAAGCTTGGACCGATGATACGACACAATCGACCACCAAAGTACCCGAAGGCAAAG ataatttgAAGGAgccacattatataattatggatAACGCCCCATATCACTCGGTCCAAAAGCACAAACCACCAACTTCAGCAAACAGGAAGTTAGAAATAATTGCATGGCTTCAAGAAAAAGGAATAGAGGCCAATGAAACAATGCTTAAAAACGAATTGTTGAGACTAGTTGGTCTGCACAAACCCAGCACACCAACGTATGTCTTAGATGACATAGCCCAAGAAAAGGGTCACAACGTCATAAGACTGCCTCCATATCACTGCCAGTATAATCCGATCGAGCTTATCTGGGCCCAAGTAAAAG gtTACGCTGCTAGATCTAACATAACACCACCTTTTACGGCAAATAAAATGCTGCAGTTACTAAACACTGCGGTAAAAAATGTATCTGCAGAAGATTGGAAAAAGGAGGTTACCAAATGCAGAAAATTAATGGAAGAAGATTGGGAGCGGGACGTTCGATTTGATAATATTTGTGACCAAGagttcattataaatttaaaagattgcTCTAGCGATTTTGAAAGTGATTCGGAAATTGATTTGGGGTGTACTCCtttggaataa